In Deltaproteobacteria bacterium, one genomic interval encodes:
- a CDS encoding metal ABC transporter ATP-binding protein encodes MKNILDVHHLSVAFGKKTIFDNLNYSIKPGQFVALTGSNGSGKSTFLKAILSIISYKGHVHLNTESIGYLPQSYSIDRSFPITVEEYVELARRKASAIDSFDVYESCQILNLKKSFLNELSQGQFQKVLFARSIVNQPQFLILDEPLSNIDEPTAVSLKNLLIELNKKGVTILLSIHDSKFVSEKCDQILSLSQVDSGIIDPCFHHSQEVD; translated from the coding sequence ATGAAAAACATTCTTGATGTTCATCATCTTTCCGTTGCATTTGGTAAAAAAACTATTTTTGATAATTTAAATTATTCTATTAAGCCTGGGCAATTTGTAGCTCTTACTGGAAGCAACGGCAGTGGTAAGAGTACTTTTCTGAAAGCGATTTTAAGTATTATTTCTTATAAAGGGCATGTTCATTTAAATACGGAGTCTATTGGCTATTTACCGCAGTCTTATTCGATTGACCGAAGTTTCCCAATCACCGTTGAAGAATATGTCGAGCTTGCAAGAAGAAAGGCTTCAGCCATAGATTCATTTGATGTTTATGAAAGTTGCCAAATTTTGAATTTAAAAAAATCTTTTTTAAATGAGCTTTCCCAAGGACAATTTCAAAAGGTTTTATTTGCAAGAAGTATCGTCAATCAACCTCAATTTTTAATTTTGGATGAACCCTTAAGCAATATTGACGAGCCAACGGCAGTATCTCTAAAAAATCTTCTGATAGAACTAAATAAAAAAGGGGTAACCATACTGTTATCCATTCATGATTCCAAATTCGTTTCAGAGAAATGTGACCAAATCCTTTCTTTAAGCCAAGTAGATTCAGGAATCATTGATCCCTGTTTCCATCATAGTCAGGAAGTGGATTGA
- a CDS encoding ABC transporter permease, whose protein sequence is MLELSLRIVKSIFKGILKFLISIHFLIVITFLFLKFLPGSYIEDEFIVVEKSQISENFFFELKKYLFKVYQFNFGSSYQSPKMTVQEIILSRYQSSIKILLVSFMIIVLIALLFSMLALLSKRLRKYLGYTINFLNSIPLLVLLPLIIYIMAFKFEFVPTRYDSENIKSYLFAVFIISLKPLFQLTELILQKWTSETKAQYNLTAKAKGLSLFQIYTRHSFKNIVPSVINFSQATFLTLISGNFLVESFYSIPGVGLSFVEAMSNRDLPLILGCVIFLGTIYFVVNSISEIFILFLQVENRKSL, encoded by the coding sequence ATGCTGGAACTGAGTTTAAGAATCGTTAAAAGTATTTTTAAAGGAATACTAAAATTTTTAATTTCTATCCATTTTTTAATAGTGATTACCTTTCTATTTTTAAAATTTCTTCCAGGCAGTTATATCGAAGATGAATTTATTGTTGTTGAAAAAAGCCAGATAAGCGAAAATTTTTTTTTTGAACTCAAAAAATATTTATTCAAGGTATATCAATTCAATTTTGGTAGTTCTTATCAAAGTCCTAAAATGACAGTCCAAGAAATTATTCTCAGTAGGTATCAGTCCTCGATAAAAATTTTACTTGTTTCCTTTATGATTATTGTATTAATCGCTTTGTTGTTTTCAATGCTGGCATTGCTAAGCAAAAGGCTAAGAAAGTATCTTGGTTATACGATTAATTTCTTAAATTCGATCCCTTTATTAGTTCTTCTTCCCTTGATAATATATATTATGGCCTTTAAATTCGAATTTGTTCCAACCAGGTATGACTCTGAAAATATCAAAAGTTATCTTTTTGCTGTCTTTATTATTTCATTGAAACCTCTATTTCAGCTTACAGAGTTAATTTTACAGAAATGGACCTCTGAAACAAAGGCCCAATATAATTTAACGGCAAAGGCCAAGGGGTTATCCCTGTTTCAGATTTACACAAGGCATTCATTTAAAAACATTGTCCCTTCCGTCATTAATTTTTCACAGGCAACTTTTCTAACTCTCATTTCTGGAAACTTTTTAGTTGAGTCATTTTATTCGATTCCTGGAGTGGGACTCAGTTTTGTGGAAGCCATGAGTAATAGGGACTTGCCCCTTATTTTAGGCTGTGTGATTTTTTTAGGTACCATTTATTTTGTCGTAAATTCAATATCTGAAATTTTCATTTTATTTCTTCAAGTAGAGAACAGGAAATCTTTATGA
- a CDS encoding ABC transporter permease → MRKLNLFFLFLVFIAYPILFWNRMNVVNVNVISLAPNWSYLGGTDSLGRDYLLRCIQGTYLSVLISLFSMMLAHLLGFIIGSLSVLKVFRVSVWLPRCIDLLDALPSYLVVSVLALFWQSLFRNMDLIIKSIFSLILSISLVSWMSIARIVRLEILQILEKEFILSSKLLGASFYDLIQTHFFKFTINFLKTSVIQHLPHFILLESFLSYLGIGIIPPYLSLGGLISEGWKLAFIKPLLFLVPSFFLVLISVEFKRILRSLKG, encoded by the coding sequence ATGAGGAAATTAAATTTATTTTTCTTATTCTTAGTTTTTATAGCTTACCCGATTTTATTTTGGAACCGAATGAATGTCGTCAATGTAAATGTGATTTCACTGGCTCCAAATTGGTCTTATCTTGGAGGTACAGATTCTTTAGGGCGCGACTATTTGTTAAGATGTATACAGGGCACCTATTTGTCGGTTTTGATTTCATTGTTTAGTATGATGTTGGCCCATTTATTAGGGTTTATAATTGGCAGTCTATCCGTTCTAAAAGTATTTAGAGTGAGTGTGTGGTTGCCTCGATGTATCGATTTGTTGGATGCCTTGCCAAGCTATTTAGTTGTAAGTGTTCTGGCCTTGTTTTGGCAAAGCTTATTCAGAAATATGGATCTTATCATCAAATCTATATTTAGTTTAATTCTTTCCATTTCATTAGTTTCGTGGATGTCAATAGCGAGAATCGTTAGATTAGAAATTTTACAAATTTTGGAAAAAGAATTTATATTAAGTTCCAAGCTTTTAGGAGCAAGCTTTTATGATCTCATTCAAACTCATTTTTTTAAATTTACTATAAATTTTTTAAAAACTTCGGTAATCCAGCACCTACCCCATTTTATCTTGTTAGAGAGCTTTCTTTCTTATTTAGGAATTGGCATTATTCCCCCTTATCTCTCTTTAGGAGGGCTTATTTCAGAAGGATGGAAACTGGCATTTATAAAACCTTTACTTTTTCTAGTTCCCAGTTTCTTTTTAGTTTTAATTTCAGTTGAATTTAAAAGAATTCTAAGGAGTTTAAAAGGTTGA